Within Aspergillus oryzae RIB40 DNA, chromosome 2, the genomic segment AGACGTGTCTTGTCCTATTATAGAACGcagaaaggcaagaagagaTTTGGGAAGCTGACACTGGGGCTTAGGGTAGAACCGTCTTTCAGGCCATGTTTACTGCTGGTCCGACCATAGTTCTGCACCCTCGTTAtgtggatgagttgaagAACCATCCGCATCTAGACTTCGGGGAAGCAGTTAGAAAGGTAACTACTTATATCGGTCGGCGAGGACGAGTATTAACAATCTCAGTCCTTCTTTGGTGCAACCATACCGGGGTTCGAGCCCTTCAACAACCAAACgaaggaagacattgttATAGAAGTGATCAATAAGAAATTAACGCATACGCTCGGTATGGATTGGTTGCTGGTTGAGGAGTTGCCTTTGTTCTCTAATGACTTTGTCTTGTCTGTAGGCCAGTTGACTATCCCCTTGTCAAAGGAAACCGCTGCCGTGTTGACGGACAAGCTACCTGGATCCGACGGTATGTAGCCTGAAAGCAAAGTTTAGAGAGACACTCGCTGATGGCAACTGTTGAACGCTAGAATGGAAGCCCTTCACTTTCGCACAGGAGATCCCGCATATGGTAGCTCGCTTGTCGTCGCTGGTGTTCTTGGGAGAGAAAATATGTCGGAATGAAACATGGCTGGATGTATCAGTCAATTACACCATTGATGCGTTCAACGCGGCTCGTGAACTCCGAGACTTGCCGGCAGTTGCTCGGCCATTCATACACTGGTTTATGCCCTCGATGCAAAAGCTTCGGCACCACAGAAAGGTGGCGGCTGAGATTGTCCAGCAAGAGATCATTAAGAGAGACATGATCCGGGAAGGTAAACTGCCAGAGGAGAACCCCCCTAGAACGCATGCAGATGCTCTAGACTGGTTTCGAGAGGTTGCTGCAGGTCGCCCTTGCGACGAAACGGTATCGCAGATCGGTCTTTCTGTGGCGGCAATTCACACAACGTCGAATATGCTGACGAATGTGATGTATGACTTAACGGCCCATCCGGAATACATCCAGCCGTTGAGAGATGAGATCAAGGCCATCGTGGAACAAGACGGCATCCTGAAAAAGACCAGTCTTAccaagatgaagttgatgGACAGTGTCATGAAAGAGAGTCAACGCACAAATCCTGTGTCTATCGGTAAGTGACTTTGGAGCCGCCTGTTCAGTTAAACCGCTCGTAGTATTAGCCTGCTGACGTGCTCCCTCTCGAAAAGCCTTCTTCAATCGCATTGCAACGGAGGCAGTCGTGCTCTCCGACGGTACTTCCATTCCTAAAGGTGCCAATGTAGTCGTTTCGGCTCATGTTATGGAAGATGAGTCGATTTATCCCAATGCCAAGGTGTATGACGGCTTTCGGTTCTACAACAAACGCCAGGTACCGGGCAACGAACATCGTTATCAGTTCGTCACGACCAGCCCGGAACACCTTGGTTTCGGTCACGGCATGCATGCATGCCCTGGCCGCTTCTTTGCTAATAACGAGATCAAAATTCTCCTTGCACACCTGCTGCTGAAATATGACTGGAAATTTGCGGACCGCGTTGACCGGCCCAAGTCATTTCTGCACGGAACTGAGATTATATGCGACCCAACGGTGAAACTACTTTATAAGTCACGACAGCCGGAGGTTGACTTGTCAGCTCTTGGAGAGGGAACGACTGACTAGTTATTCTCCCATTGTATGTCTTTCCTTGATGTGGCATAAATCTCTTTTGACTTCCTTGATCTCTTACGACCGAGAGTTGTGCTGCTGGACTGTACaaagatgatgaaaatagGATCTTGTTTACCACTGAAAGTAAGGAGTAATCAAGTTTTGCCTCCATTGTCATTGTATGCATGTAATGGACGCCTTAGGGCAAGATTCCCAACTGTTGGGCAAGAAAGCACGTAAGGAGCTTTGACGCCGAGCACGAGACTAAAAGTCCCAACGATCTCATATACCAGTGGCGTTATTGTCGAACATCAAAGACACTGTGGAGTAATTCGGCCAACATTAGTGTCTACTATGATATCTTGCAGATGTTGTATATGTTTCCATCGCATACACCATATACTACTAACTGGGCACCATTGGTCTAGTACTATGCAACTCCAACACATGATAACCATGATCCATGGGTAAATCACTGCAGCTGTGGCCATAGTTGTAACTACAATTATCAAAGAGCCTACCGGTGCATTTGCATGagaggtacggagtaaggaGTATGCAACACGTTGGGCTGGACACCATTGGCGGCGAGACccaaaaaacaaagcaacACCGAAACGGGAAGTAAACAGTACTTCTGCATTTGTTTATATCGACGCGTAGTCCGAATTGATAACAAGTGTCAGGGAACTATGGTAACATGCCGAGTGGGTTCGAGCTAAATGGAAGCTATTTTCTGTCTATGGATACACTATGGAGCCGAAGACCTCCATTGACTAAAATTAACACCCATTCCCGTCCTGCAAAATTCACACGAGGCCACCGTGGTATTGGGGTTTGATATTATTAGCATATTCCCGGTGGACTTTTCACCTAGTTCCTGCATAGGCTTTAAGCGATGGAAGTTTGGACTCCATCCCCAGCCTCCTGGATTTTGAAGGTTCTTTTTTTGGAGATTGGAAGAGCAGAAACATTTTTTATATGGTCCATGCTTTTTTAGTCGATGGAGAAATGGTTGATAGTGCCGATTTTGCTCAGGAACAGAAGCCTACTAAGGTTAGCCGCCTCAGGTAACCTCCCGCTAGGAATCTAACTACTTTGGGATGAAATTGGCTCGTGTAACCCGTTGGTAAATTCCAGGGTACATGTGGACCAGAAGAAATGGTATCCCATCTGTGATTGGATGGAGATTTGACAGAATACTGTAACGTTACCAAACGCGCGAAGTACGCGCGAAAGACGCGTTGACACGCGACACCCCACCTTCCACGCGTCTGGACTCTGGAGCGGTGGGACTCGGAAATCGAAGGGCGATaagcgaagaaaagatcACTAAACTTCTCGGCACATGTCAATGCTTTTCCGCCGTCTTCGTTCGGGATAACGGCTTCTACTGCCATTGACCCTTTATTCCAACCTCTGCACTACAGGACAGTGACGGCACCCTTTGGTGAGCCTCGTGCTTCCGAGGGCAGATCCAAAACGTCTCAATCCGGCGGCGAGGCGGTTAGTCGCGTCTGTCCATCCTCCTAATGCCGGGTGTGGTAAGACTAATGCAAGCCCAGACTCTGTTGGTTCGTCTGTGACGGTGGTGGAGTACGCTTCTGCATGAGACTGGAGTTCGAGATTTCCAAAACCACTTGGAATCTCTTCTGACACTGGCACGAACCACTCAGCGTGACTCTCCGAAATTCCTGGCCCGAAAATTTCTCCCAGCCACCGACCTTTGATCACACGGTTTCCTGGATTCagtttttttcctttctttttttcctcctgGCTGTTCTTGGGAGAGAGCTCTTGTAGAAAACTTCTCCCATGACTGGATGTAGATCAGTTGACGTTGTGTGAAATATGGGATGTGATGATCTGATAACCATACGCAGCACGTCGGTCACATCAATAGGGTTCCCTGACAGTGTGATTTTCCATGCATCCCCCAATGGGAATGAGGCGTAATAAAAAGACTAATAATTATTCCTGATTGGTGAACTGATTCGCTAGCAGTCATTGTAGTGGACATCCCCCGTATGTACCTCCCACGCCCTTACAACTGGGGGAAACACCACGCAACTGGAATCATACTGTAGAATCAGAGAGTAGGGAcagagaataaaaaaaatcagGATAAAATCAAGAGCAGTGTAACCATACTAGACACTCAAGTGGGCAATGTATTTATTATGATCCAGTTCGAGCAGCATGACTTGAGGTCATACCTGTCCTCCGGATGATTTGTTCAATAGAATGGTTGGGCAACGCGGTGAGGCGGTTGAATATGACCCGCCAGttactacggagtacttttACCACTAGTACTGCTGATGCTTGCTTGTTAATTTGTGAGTGGAGGAGGCCCCGTTTTTAGAAACTGGAGGAGATTCTTCTATGCAGATTTCAAGATACTCACTAGATGGTTTTTTACTTGGGTCGACCTGCATTTGCCATCGAGGGGGAGAAAGTAAAAATTagggaaaaaaacaaaatgaaagacGATGGcgaaaaaataaaaaaaaaaactgtCGAGTCGGATGGCGGACTTGAGCAGCAACAATTCTCCGCATTCCATAGAACCAAGGCATCATTCGTTATTTATTTGGAAATTTCCCCATTTCACGCATTGTGATTTGCTCGATGGCAAAGTTCTCCCTCTGCATCGATTTAATAGCCAGAAGGGGTCCCTGGTGGAAGGTATCCTGTTTGACATTAATAACATACATCATTGGTATCTTTGATTGATACTGACTTGGACGTCACATCAATACTGTATAATTAATTAGCATCGACGCCAGCTAATTACCTCTGGAACTAAGGCTGTTAGTGCTTGACGTGGTTCCTTTTCCGATCCTGACTCGGGCTCCGTTGAGTGGAGACCGTTGCAGAAGCAAAGCCAAAGAGCACTCTTGCGCACCGCCAGATTCTGCGCGCTGTCCCGGCGCCTTAGGCTTTGGGGGACCAACGGCCTTAGGCGTTCCCCCCCTCTGCGTGATCCTCCCGTCCCGTCCTCGTTCCCTTTCCTgcctccctttcctctccCGTTTTCTCCCTCGCTTCCTCGTGCACAACCATTTGttacttcttcctttttctttttccttgatttatttttttctgccTACGAGCGCGTGGCTCGTAGATTCCGTCCCTTGCAATTTCCTTGTCGTTTCTTTTGTGTTGGTCTGGCGTTTTGTGTGTCAATGACGGGTTTGCCTTCTCTATAGTCCCGGTTATCCTCAGGTACCAATGGAGCGCGGGAGCCCCTAGATGTGATCACAAGTCAAGATTATATCGCATCGCGTCGACATTCACACAAATACGATCGCTTGCTATCCTTCCGACCACTCACACCTTGACGagtttgatttccttgtttgttctcCGCATACTTGTTACGATTAACGAAACGAATTCCCTCCCCGAAATTACGCGCCTGGTCAACTTCACCTCAAGTTTGACCAACGAAGCTGCACCATTGACGAAAACCGATATATTTTCTTCTAAAACCTCCCTTATTGACTCTTACAAACTACTAGTGGACTGCTAGGATAGGAATTTCGGGTGCGCATTCAATTGGGCCAAAGAGCGTGTGCGACGTTGAATCGAAAGTCCGCGCTTCCCTTGACGCCGAAGATTATACCTCTCAGGACGTGCGAAAGCTTTAAAAGGAGCGAAATGATAGTGGCATAGGAAGATTGGAACTCAGATAAACGAATCAACCGGCCATTTCGATCATCCCGACCCGGCTTGATTCTATATCGGTGAGAGATACGACGGGAACGCCGCGCATCATGACTCACCGACGGCAAGGCCTTTCTCGCACCTTGCCGAAAGACTTCACTTTTCCTTCAATAGGGGAGCCCAGGACTCCGGAACGCAACTCAATTCAGCTGGATGTTCCGCCGCCGCCCCCGCGCCACTCCAGTTGTCGTTTGCGCAGGTCCCGCGTGCGCTCAGGGACAGATGTCTTTGCGCAGGCTGAATATGATCACAAGATTTTCCACCCTAACCCCTCCGATATTCCGCTGCCGTCCATcgaattttcttcttcccacgATGCGACAGACTTTCAGGCATGCCCATCCATACCCACAAGCAATGACCGCTTTTTGGCCCCTCCGCGGGATCGCGTAGCGTTAAAGACCCCACCTGCCCAGATCCGCGCAGCCCCAGTCGATCAGACTACGGGAGACTGGTCTACGGAAGATCCTCAGACTATAGGAGAGGCCATCGAACGCCCCGGCTCCGCCTGTTCTGATTCTTCAGTTTCATCAATTGAAACATTTGCCTCCCGGCGCTCAGTGGGTGGAAGCTGTACGAGCTTGGAAAGCGATAGCTTCGATCCATTTTTCCTTGAAATTCAACCAAAACACGTGGAATCAACTCCAGTGCCTAAGTGCCGGCGGAACAAAGCCCCGACTCGAGAACGGTGGACAAGGGATATGGACAATCACTTATGGAATACGTATCAGATTTACCTCCAGGATCCTACAATCACCCCCTTCAAAATGACACCGGGAAGCATTCCGCCATTGGGGGTCACTCACCGAGTAGCGcgagaggcaaagaagacaTGGGAAAGAATGCGTTGCAGATTTACAAAACAGCTCCCTTCCGCATCGCAACAATTTGCGAGCGGTAACTCAACACCAACTCCAAAGACTGACACCCCAAAGAATGTATGGCCCAGATCGGAGGCGTCGACCAGGAGGAGATTAAAATATTTGTGCAAGAGGAAATTCTGTATCGCGCCTCATTACCAAAGACTGATGATGTCCCGAAGCCCGACACCTGCCTTGGACATGATTTCTCACTCGTCGCGAGAATCGTCTCAAGCAGAGGTCCCCACAAGTAGCTCGGCAGTTTACGCCACACGCGATCTGGGCATATCTCTTGTCTCTAGCTCAGTTCCTGGGCCCCTAACACAGTTGGCAATGGAGGAACCACCGAGTAATAACAGTGGCGAATGGTTCAGTCAGCCCGTACCGTGTAACGCTCCCCATGGCGCGGTCGACCCATTTGCAAATAGACCGTTTAGCTTTGATGAGCGGGAGATGGCACCACGACTGGGCTCTCCGTTTACCTATCACACGTGGGGTCCCAATAACTCGAGGAAACGAGCCCAACGCCATACGCCTAGAGctcgaagagaaacaattcATGTTACAGGCTCTCGGTTGCGGTCACCTCCCCGTATGGACTTGTTCACGAACGCGGACAACCGTAATATCGCTCGCGATTCAATGGCAACCGCGGAATCACCGAGCGATGAAGAAACACGACAAAGCTTAGAGGAGCTTTTCCGACAAGGAAAACTCAATGACATTGGCCAGCGTCGCGTACGAATTCGAAACCGTGGAGCCACG encodes:
- a CDS encoding cytochrome P450 (predicted protein), translated to MPVLATFLESHYFFQGIAVALALIFVSNFYRELADGLPYRKIPLVGRSRWEISNTKAKKLFVTSAKDLMVQGFSQGRTVFQAMFTAGPTIVLHPRYVDELKNHPHLDFGEAVRKSFFGATIPGFEPFNNQTKEDIVIEVINKKLTHTLGQLTIPLSKETAAVLTDKLPGSDEWKPFTFAQEIPHMVARLSSLVFLGEKICRNETWLDVSVNYTIDAFNAARELRDLPAVARPFIHWFMPSMQKLRHHRKVAAEIVQQEIIKRDMIREGKLPEENPPRTHADALDWFREVAAGRPCDETVSQIGLSVAAIHTTSNMLTNVMYDLTAHPEYIQPLRDEIKAIVEQDGILKKTSLTKMKLMDSVMKESQRTNPVSIAFFNRIATEAVVLSDGTSIPKGANVVVSAHVMEDESIYPNAKVYDGFRFYNKRQVPGNEHRYQFVTTSPEHLGFGHGMHACPGRFFANNEIKILLAHLLLKYDWKFADRVDRPKSFLHGTEIICDPTVKLLYKSRQPEVDLSALGEGTTD